The Roseococcus microcysteis genome contains a region encoding:
- a CDS encoding PaaI family thioesterase — MPFSEMQKRIDASFAQQGLMRVIEARISEVAPGRCTIEAPFRKTLTQQQGFLHAGVLTTLADNACGYATLSLLPPGQEVLTAELKVNFLRPARGVMAIARAEVLKPGRTLTVARAEVWMRAEDGSEVLCAAMQATLVPSAII; from the coding sequence ATGCCGTTTTCCGAGATGCAGAAGCGCATTGATGCGAGCTTCGCGCAGCAGGGCCTGATGCGCGTGATCGAGGCGCGCATCAGCGAGGTCGCCCCCGGCCGCTGCACCATCGAGGCGCCCTTCCGCAAGACGCTGACCCAGCAGCAGGGCTTCCTGCATGCGGGCGTGCTGACCACGCTGGCCGACAATGCCTGCGGCTATGCCACCCTCTCCCTCCTGCCGCCGGGGCAGGAGGTGCTGACGGCCGAACTGAAGGTGAATTTCCTCCGCCCGGCGCGCGGCGTGATGGCCATTGCCCGCGCCGAGGTGCTGAAGCCCGGCCGGACGCTGACGGTGGCGCGGGCGGAGGTCTGGATGCGGGCCGAGGATGGCTCGGAGGTTCTTTGCGCCGCCATGCAGGCGACGCTGGTGCCCTCGGCGATCATTTAA